A stretch of the Cyprinus carpio isolate SPL01 chromosome B4, ASM1834038v1, whole genome shotgun sequence genome encodes the following:
- the LOC109075294 gene encoding gastrula zinc finger protein XlCGF52.1-like isoform X1, giving the protein MAFIKEEIEETFRVKHEDTEKQTKMEFIKEESEDMKTEETFRVKHEDTEEQTDLMALKEESQELNETEDKDQNEKHHDFRTEENLISCSQTEQTSSPIKAQKTQTTDLNPHLRVHTGPFTCQQCGQVFSEKRHLNLHMKIHTEKDPLICSQCGKSFKRRNHLNTHMIIHTGERPYTCPQCGKSFRVKGNLKAHIRIHTGEKPYTCKQCGKSFSLNNGLKAHMTAHTGEKPFVCDHCGKCFTQKALLDAHMRVHTGEKPYSCEQCGKGFTRKENFKAHMRIHTGENLFTCDQCGKSVTCKDGLKKHMRIHSRENRFKCHQCKRRFADTKHLQDHVKIHHREKPFRCHRCEKSFTSNTNLENHIRVHTGEKPFTCKQCGRSFTIIGNLKTHMRVHTGEKPYNCLQFEKRFTCKSRMNRHLQTHSGKKLPFSSE; this is encoded by the exons atggcgtttattaaagaagagattgaagaaacattcagagtcaaacatgaagatactgagaaacaaacaaagatggagtttattaaagaggagagtgaagacatgaagactgaagaaacattcagagtcaaacatgaagatactgaggaacaaacag ACCTGATGGcgctgaaagaggagagtcaagaactgAACGAAACCGAAGATAAagatcaaaatgaaaaacatcatgATTTCAGAACTGAAGAAAATTTGATTAGTTGCTCACAAACTGAACAGACTTCCTCACCAATAAAAgctcaaaaaacacaaactacagACCTTAATCCCCActtgagagttcatactggacctttcacctgccaacagtgtggacaaGTTTTTAGTGAAAAAAGACACCTTAATctccacatgaaaattcacactgaaAAGGACCCATTAATATGCTcccagtgtggaaagagttttaagAGGAGAAATCACCTTAATACCCACATGatcatccacactggagagagaccttacacctgtcctcagtgtggaaagagtttcagggTTAAAGGAAACTTAAAAGCTCACAttaggattcacactggagagaaaccttacacctgcaaacagtgtgggAAAAGTTTCTCATTAAATAACGGTCTTAAGGCTCACATGACagctcacactggagagaagccatttgtATGTGATCATTGTGGAAAGTGTTTTACACAGAAAGCACTCCTTGATgcccacatgagagttcacactggagagaaaccttacagcTGCGAACAGTGTGGGAAGGGCTTCACAcgaaaagaaaattttaaagctcacatgaggattcacactggagagaatctGTTcacgtgtgatcagtgtggaaagagtgtCACATGTAAAGATGGCCTTAAAAAGCACATGAGGATTCATTCAAGAGAGAACCGTTTTAAATGTCATCAGTGCAAAAGGCGTTTTGCAGACACGAAGCACCTTCAGGATCATGTTAAAATTCACCACAGAGAAAAGCCTTTCAGGTGCCATCGCTGTGAAAAGAGTTTCACAAGCAATACAAACCTTGAGAATCACataagagttcacactggagagaaacctttcacctgcaagcagtgtggaaggagtttcacGATTATAGGAAACCTTAAgactcacatgagagttcacactggagagaaaccttacaactGTCTTCAGTTTGAGAAGCGGTTCACATGTAAAAGCAGAATGAATCGTCATTTGCAAACTCATTCTGGGAAGAAATTGCCATTTTCCTCAGAGTGA
- the LOC109075294 gene encoding uncharacterized protein LOC109075294 isoform X4: MAFIKEEIEETFRVKHEDTEKQTKMEFIKEESEDMKTEETFRVKHEDTEEQTAFPPLTAAEQAQLYNNLSQCRTQEEQIIKPVVLSVVKEYAASYVPKAVMLDVPEPLTNLYNKQIRDLNLAELQDRAEALFEDITVTKEQMGMSARGIGKKIL; the protein is encoded by the exons atggcgtttattaaagaagagattgaagaaacattcagagtcaaacatgaagatactgagaaacaaacaaagatggagtttattaaagaggagagtgaagacatgaagactgaagaaacattcagagtcaaacatgaagatactgaggaacaaacag CTTTCCCACCTCTGACCGCTGCTGAGCAAGCCCAACTCTACAACAACCTCTCCCAATGCCGCACACAAGAGGAACAGATCATCAAACCAGTAGTCCTGTCTGTTGTCAAAGAGTATGCAGCATCCTATGTGCCAAAGGCTGTCATGCTGGATGTACCAGAACCCCTCACCAACCTGTATAACAAGCAGATAAGAGACCTCAACCTGGCAGAGTTACAAGATCGAGCAGAAGCACTATTTGAAGACATAACTGTGACCAAAGAACAG ATGGGGATGTCAGCACGAGGAATTGGCAAGAAAATACTATGA
- the LOC109075294 gene encoding uncharacterized protein LOC109075294 isoform X3: MWNLQAKKCCIITGRVNHSQRLNDPQLKPWMVVRNDGVVLGAHCNCTAGLGESCSHVSAVLFSIWQHNNGRKEEIAVTSKKCKWATLSEDSLKKVEYQQGKDIIFNNTQQYKKGKSSKGHSAPPAFPPLTAAEQAQLYNNLSQCRTQEEQIIKPVVLSVVKEYAASYVPKAVMLDVPEPLTNLYNKQIRDLNLAELQDRAEALFEDITVTKEQMGMSARGIGKKIL; encoded by the exons ATGTGGAATCTTCAAGCAAAAAAATGCTGCATCATCACTGGAAGG GTTAATCATTCCCAAAGGCTTAATGACCCTCAGTTAAAGCCATGGATGGTGGTGAGGAATGATGGGGTTGTCTTGGGAGCCCACTGCAATTGCACAGCTGGACTTGGTGAGAGCTGCTCCCATGTGTCAGCTGTGTTGTTCAGCATATGGCAGCATAACAATGGAAGAAAAGAAGAGATAGCTGTAACATCTAAGAAGTGCAAGTGGGCCACCCTAAGTGAGGACTCTTTAAAGAAAGTGGAGTATCAGCAGGGCAAggacataatttttaacaacactcaacaatataaaaaaggaaaatcttCAAAAGGTCATTCTGCCCCCCCAGCTTTCCCACCTCTGACCGCTGCTGAGCAAGCCCAACTCTACAACAACCTCTCCCAATGCCGCACACAAGAGGAACAGATCATCAAACCAGTAGTCCTGTCTGTTGTCAAAGAGTATGCAGCATCCTATGTGCCAAAGGCTGTCATGCTGGATGTACCAGAACCCCTCACCAACCTGTATAACAAGCAGATAAGAGACCTCAACCTGGCAGAGTTACAAGATCGAGCAGAAGCACTATTTGAAGACATAACTGTGACCAAAGAACAG ATGGGGATGTCAGCACGAGGAATTGGCAAGAAAATACTATGA
- the LOC109075294 gene encoding gastrula zinc finger protein XlCGF8.2DB-like isoform X2, with product MALKEESQELNETEDKDQNEKHHDFRTEENLISCSQTEQTSSPIKAQKTQTTDLNPHLRVHTGPFTCQQCGQVFSEKRHLNLHMKIHTEKDPLICSQCGKSFKRRNHLNTHMIIHTGERPYTCPQCGKSFRVKGNLKAHIRIHTGEKPYTCKQCGKSFSLNNGLKAHMTAHTGEKPFVCDHCGKCFTQKALLDAHMRVHTGEKPYSCEQCGKGFTRKENFKAHMRIHTGENLFTCDQCGKSVTCKDGLKKHMRIHSRENRFKCHQCKRRFADTKHLQDHVKIHHREKPFRCHRCEKSFTSNTNLENHIRVHTGEKPFTCKQCGRSFTIIGNLKTHMRVHTGEKPYNCLQFEKRFTCKSRMNRHLQTHSGKKLPFSSE from the coding sequence ATGGcgctgaaagaggagagtcaagaactgAACGAAACCGAAGATAAagatcaaaatgaaaaacatcatgATTTCAGAACTGAAGAAAATTTGATTAGTTGCTCACAAACTGAACAGACTTCCTCACCAATAAAAgctcaaaaaacacaaactacagACCTTAATCCCCActtgagagttcatactggacctttcacctgccaacagtgtggacaaGTTTTTAGTGAAAAAAGACACCTTAATctccacatgaaaattcacactgaaAAGGACCCATTAATATGCTcccagtgtggaaagagttttaagAGGAGAAATCACCTTAATACCCACATGatcatccacactggagagagaccttacacctgtcctcagtgtggaaagagtttcagggTTAAAGGAAACTTAAAAGCTCACAttaggattcacactggagagaaaccttacacctgcaaacagtgtgggAAAAGTTTCTCATTAAATAACGGTCTTAAGGCTCACATGACagctcacactggagagaagccatttgtATGTGATCATTGTGGAAAGTGTTTTACACAGAAAGCACTCCTTGATgcccacatgagagttcacactggagagaaaccttacagcTGCGAACAGTGTGGGAAGGGCTTCACAcgaaaagaaaattttaaagctcacatgaggattcacactggagagaatctGTTcacgtgtgatcagtgtggaaagagtgtCACATGTAAAGATGGCCTTAAAAAGCACATGAGGATTCATTCAAGAGAGAACCGTTTTAAATGTCATCAGTGCAAAAGGCGTTTTGCAGACACGAAGCACCTTCAGGATCATGTTAAAATTCACCACAGAGAAAAGCCTTTCAGGTGCCATCGCTGTGAAAAGAGTTTCACAAGCAATACAAACCTTGAGAATCACataagagttcacactggagagaaacctttcacctgcaagcagtgtggaaggagtttcacGATTATAGGAAACCTTAAgactcacatgagagttcacactggagagaaaccttacaactGTCTTCAGTTTGAGAAGCGGTTCACATGTAAAAGCAGAATGAATCGTCATTTGCAAACTCATTCTGGGAAGAAATTGCCATTTTCCTCAGAGTGA